A genomic segment from Glycine max cultivar Williams 82 chromosome 1, Glycine_max_v4.0, whole genome shotgun sequence encodes:
- the LOC100817628 gene encoding RING-H2 finger protein ATL51 yields the protein MAVVGNPRTWIPYMNSKDCSQGFCSLYCPQWCYIVYPPPPPFEYPDDDSSPNFSPLVIAIIGILATAFLVVSYYTLISKYCGPRESARRDPNEDHLQDNQNHNDTLPEHDSNTGLDEALIKSIAVFNYKKGIGGSAGVTDCSVCLSEFQDDESVRLLPKCSHVFHAPCIDTWLKSHSSCPLCRAGIFTFTSSQVEVEAPSTNETSPDNESVESGNEFGVVVQEEVEENMHHTRAYPKPALRAFSDLSSFQGRHRVIEIRDDGRSVSMDHSFQNALSVAHVLQMSEDEDSTEAAGPSKRSHGESSKCIYKSRVLHCVLSPIAMKRSFSSGRFSVSKSGIRRHGNGSIPI from the coding sequence ATGGCTGTTGTTGGCAACCCCAGAACTTGGATTCCATATATGAACAGCAAAGACTGTTCTCAAGGATTTTGTAGCTTGTACTGTCCACAATGGTGTTACATTGTGTATCCTCCTCCTCCACCCTTTGAGTACCCTGATGATGATTCAAGCCCAAATTTCTCTCCTCTTGTCATTGCAATCATTGGGATCTTGGCCACTGCTTTTCTTGTGGTGAGTTACTACACTCTAATATCCAAGTACTGTGGCCCCAGAGAGTCCGCACGCAGAGACCCAAATGAAGATCACTTGCAAGACAATCAGAACCACAATGACACTCTCCCCGAGCATGATTCAAACACGGGCCTCGACGAGGCTCTGATCAAATCCATTGCGGTCTTCAATTACAAGAAAGGAATTGGTGGTTCTGCTGGAGTCACCGATTGTTCAGTTTGCCTCAGCGAGTTTCAAGATGACGAAAGTGTTAGGCTCTTGCCAAAATGCAGCCACGTTTTCCATGCTCCTTGTATCGACACGTGGCTCAAGTCACACTCTAGCTGCCCCTTGTGTCGTGCTGGCATATTCACTTTCACTTCTTCTCAGGTTGAGGTGGAGGCCCCTTCAACAAACGAAACTTCTCCTGATAATGAAAGTGTAGAAAGTGGCAACGAGTTTGGCGTGGTGGTGcaagaagaagtagaagaaaacaTGCATCACACTAGAGCGTATCCAAAGCCTGCATTGCGCGCTTTTAGCGACTTGAGTAGCTTTCAGGGCAGGCACAGGGTGATTGAGATTAGAGACGATGGTAGGTCGGTGTCAATGGACCATTCGTTTCAAAATGCTCTTTCTGTTGCTCATGTATTGCAAATGAGTGAAGACGAAGATTCCACTGAAGCTGCAGGTCCTTCAAAGAGGTCGCACGGAGAGAGTAGCAAGTGCATATACAAATCAAGGGTGTTGCATTGTGTGCTGAGCCCAATTGCAATGAAGAGATCGTTTTCCAGTGGAAGATTCTCGGTTAGCAAAAGTGGCATAAGAAGGCATGGAAATGGATCTATACCCATCTGA